From Cognatishimia activa, one genomic window encodes:
- the ggt gene encoding gamma-glutamyltransferase → MRDFHRPGRSAVFAQSGMCATSHPLAAQVSLDILKRGGNAMDAAIAGALVLGICEPQMTGIGGDCFVLLSPAGSNDILAMNGSGHAPAGVNAQALRGAGQSVIAPYSSDAVTIPTAIDGFCQMSERWGRLGIETLLAPAIHYAEEGVPVAPRVAADWISGANNLQAHGKAHYLSQGHPLKSGDVFRSPGQAEVLRRIAKNGRDAFYQGEVADDMIAALEAFGGTHTANDFAEAKAFETKPIQGDYNGRTLFEHPPNGQGATANLLLNILSHFDLSTMDPFGAKRTHIEAEATKLAYDTRNRFMADPNYMARLDHMLSPETAAKLAQLIDPNRATPNATSISEEVHKDTVYITVVDKDRMSVSLIYSIFHSFGSGIASEKFGVLLHNRGAGFSLKEGHPNELGPGKRPMHTIIPGMLAKDGQPIMPFGVMGGQYQSTGHARLLTNLIDFNMDIQTAIDAPRAFATEGELQLENTFAPEVMQELADMGHKVTAPPTAIGGAQAIIMHENGVLEGGSDPRKDGCALGY, encoded by the coding sequence ATGAGAGATTTTCACAGGCCGGGCCGATCTGCCGTTTTCGCCCAAAGTGGAATGTGCGCGACATCACACCCTTTGGCTGCTCAAGTGTCGTTGGACATTCTAAAACGCGGTGGCAACGCTATGGACGCCGCAATAGCCGGAGCGTTGGTTTTAGGCATTTGTGAACCTCAGATGACGGGGATTGGCGGGGACTGTTTCGTGCTCCTCTCTCCTGCTGGCAGCAATGATATTCTGGCGATGAACGGAAGCGGGCACGCACCAGCTGGTGTAAATGCCCAGGCCTTACGGGGGGCGGGTCAATCTGTGATTGCGCCCTATAGCAGCGACGCAGTCACTATACCGACCGCCATCGACGGCTTTTGCCAGATGTCCGAAAGATGGGGAAGGCTCGGTATTGAAACCCTTTTGGCACCCGCCATCCACTATGCTGAGGAAGGGGTTCCCGTTGCCCCCCGCGTGGCAGCTGACTGGATTTCTGGCGCAAATAACCTGCAGGCGCATGGGAAAGCACATTATCTATCGCAGGGGCATCCGCTCAAAAGCGGGGATGTATTCCGCTCCCCCGGTCAGGCAGAGGTTTTGCGGCGGATCGCAAAAAATGGTCGTGACGCTTTCTATCAAGGCGAAGTGGCTGATGACATGATTGCGGCATTGGAAGCATTCGGAGGCACCCACACAGCGAATGACTTCGCGGAAGCAAAAGCATTTGAAACCAAACCCATTCAGGGGGACTACAATGGGCGTACGCTTTTTGAGCATCCCCCAAACGGACAGGGCGCCACTGCAAACCTATTGCTGAACATTCTTTCACATTTTGACCTCAGCACGATGGACCCTTTCGGAGCCAAACGCACACATATCGAGGCCGAGGCCACCAAACTCGCCTACGACACACGCAATCGCTTCATGGCAGACCCGAACTACATGGCGCGATTGGATCACATGTTATCACCAGAGACCGCAGCCAAACTTGCACAGCTGATCGATCCAAACCGTGCCACGCCAAATGCGACCTCCATCAGCGAGGAGGTTCACAAAGATACGGTTTATATCACCGTGGTGGATAAGGACCGCATGTCAGTTTCACTGATTTACTCGATCTTTCATAGTTTTGGATCGGGTATCGCGAGTGAGAAATTTGGTGTTCTTTTGCACAATCGAGGCGCGGGATTTTCCCTAAAAGAAGGGCATCCGAACGAGCTTGGTCCGGGCAAAAGGCCGATGCACACAATTATCCCTGGGATGCTTGCGAAAGATGGCCAACCGATTATGCCATTCGGAGTTATGGGCGGACAATATCAGTCTACTGGTCACGCACGCCTGTTAACCAACTTGATTGACTTCAATATGGATATTCAAACCGCGATTGACGCGCCGCGCGCCTTTGCAACGGAAGGCGAATTGCAGCTTGAGAACACATTTGCACCTGAAGTTATGCAAGAGCTTGCTGATATGGGTCACAAAGTCACCGCGCCTCCAACGGCAATCGGTGGGGCTCAGGCAATTATTATGCATGAAAATGGGGTCCTCGAAGGTGGATCAGACCCTCGAAAAGACGGCTGCGCATTAGGGTATTAA
- a CDS encoding ATP-binding protein: MNSIAPKTIQTAERFTYRSNVGATLFDVRDAMKTLKAALLEAEIAQLDISCVEIVVAEILNNIVKHAQRDMEEGWFEIQCSFVASGLHFTCRDNGAPMPGGTPPGGPLPNVDQPKDDLPEGGWGWSLVRTLSTNLSYVRVQNINLVSFNLVSSSKR, translated from the coding sequence TTGAACTCGATCGCACCCAAGACAATTCAGACCGCGGAAAGGTTTACTTATCGATCCAATGTCGGTGCCACGCTCTTTGATGTGCGCGATGCTATGAAAACTCTGAAAGCAGCTTTGCTTGAAGCAGAGATAGCCCAGCTCGATATCTCCTGCGTCGAAATTGTAGTCGCCGAGATTCTGAACAACATCGTGAAACATGCGCAGCGCGATATGGAAGAGGGCTGGTTTGAAATTCAATGTTCCTTCGTTGCCAGTGGGCTGCATTTTACTTGTCGAGACAATGGCGCTCCGATGCCCGGAGGGACGCCACCCGGCGGCCCGCTGCCCAATGTAGATCAGCCAAAAGATGATTTGCCCGAGGGTGGCTGGGGCTGGTCTTTGGTCCGCACACTCTCTACGAACCTGAGTTACGTACGCGTTCAAAACATTAATCTTGTCAGCTTCAATTTAGTGAGCTCCTCCAAGCGCTAA
- a CDS encoding STAS domain-containing protein, with translation MDVQSDFTKDILIVTVPDNRIDAAVALQFKEAMRQATNNNAERIVLDLRNVDFVDSSGLGAIVGAMKQLPSNKSLDLSGLTPTVAKVFQLTRMDTIFSIYPDVETAMNGGDP, from the coding sequence ATGGATGTGCAGAGCGACTTTACTAAAGACATTCTGATCGTCACGGTGCCAGACAATCGAATAGACGCTGCGGTGGCTTTGCAGTTCAAGGAAGCTATGCGGCAGGCAACCAACAACAATGCGGAACGTATCGTTCTGGATCTCCGTAACGTGGATTTCGTTGATTCCAGCGGCCTAGGTGCCATTGTCGGTGCAATGAAGCAGCTGCCCTCGAATAAATCTCTAGATCTTTCGGGTCTGACACCCACCGTGGCCAAGGTGTTTCAGCTGACACGCATGGACACGATTTTTTCCATCTACCCTGATGTAGAAACGGCGATGAATGGGGGTGATCCTTGA
- a CDS encoding thiolase family protein gives MKSVVIAGASRTPMGGFQGDFDGVPAAELGGAAIKGALADAKAETVDEVLMGCVLPAGQGQAPARQAGFAGGLGEEVPATTLNKMCGSGMKAAMVSFDQIALGHADVILAGGMESMTNAPYVLPKMRGGARIGHQQVVDHMFLDGLEDAYDKGRLMGTFAEDCAESFQFTREAQDEYALKSLSNALEAQKSGAFNGEIAPVTLKTRKGELVISEDEQPGNARPDKIPHLKPAFRKDGTVTPANSSSISDGAAALVLASEDAAKARGLNIRARIVGHASHAQAPNLFTTAPVPAAQKLLENIGWSKEDVDLWEVNEAFAVVPMAFMHELGLSRDVVNVNGGACALGHPIGASGARIMVTLLNALEKRGLKRGVAAICIGGGEGTAIAIERA, from the coding sequence ATGAAATCTGTTGTGATTGCTGGCGCATCGCGCACACCAATGGGCGGTTTTCAGGGCGACTTTGATGGTGTGCCTGCTGCTGAACTTGGAGGTGCTGCTATCAAAGGGGCACTTGCCGATGCTAAAGCGGAAACAGTCGATGAGGTGCTGATGGGGTGCGTGCTTCCTGCGGGTCAAGGTCAGGCTCCCGCGCGGCAAGCAGGTTTCGCTGGCGGTCTTGGGGAAGAGGTTCCAGCTACCACTCTGAACAAAATGTGCGGGTCTGGCATGAAAGCTGCCATGGTCAGCTTTGATCAGATCGCGCTGGGCCATGCAGATGTGATACTGGCAGGCGGTATGGAAAGCATGACCAATGCGCCTTATGTGCTGCCAAAGATGCGCGGCGGTGCGCGGATCGGCCATCAGCAGGTTGTCGACCACATGTTTCTTGATGGTCTGGAAGACGCCTATGACAAAGGCCGTCTAATGGGCACCTTCGCAGAGGACTGCGCGGAAAGCTTTCAGTTCACCCGTGAAGCTCAGGATGAATATGCTCTGAAGTCGCTCTCCAATGCGCTAGAAGCTCAAAAAAGCGGAGCATTTAATGGTGAGATCGCACCGGTCACCTTGAAGACCCGAAAGGGGGAGTTGGTGATTTCAGAAGACGAGCAACCTGGGAATGCGCGTCCTGACAAGATACCTCATTTGAAACCGGCCTTCCGAAAGGATGGTACGGTAACCCCTGCGAACTCGTCGTCTATCTCAGATGGCGCAGCGGCTTTGGTTCTGGCATCGGAAGACGCGGCCAAAGCGCGTGGATTGAATATCCGTGCACGGATTGTGGGCCATGCGTCCCATGCGCAGGCGCCAAATCTTTTCACCACTGCCCCGGTTCCTGCCGCTCAGAAACTGCTCGAAAACATAGGGTGGAGCAAAGAAGACGTCGATCTTTGGGAGGTCAATGAAGCCTTTGCGGTTGTGCCGATGGCGTTCATGCATGAATTGGGTCTCAGTCGAGATGTAGTCAATGTGAACGGTGGCGCCTGTGCGCTGGGTCACCCGATAGGCGCATCTGGTGCGCGCATTATGGTAACTTTGCTGAATGCGCTTGAAAAACGCGGTCTCAAACGTGGCGTAGCTGCGATCTGTATCGGCGGCGGTGAAGGCACTGCAATTGCGATTGAGCGCGCCTAA
- a CDS encoding GAF domain-containing protein, whose protein sequence is MTVNYSDLAQSVSALTEGETDVVTLMATVACEVHHSDDRFDWTGFYRVVGPELLKVGPYQGGHGCLVIPFSRGVCGAAASTREIQLVDDVDSFSDHIACSTSTKSELVLPVENEAGELLGVFDIDSDQPGAFTENDANQLSLILKNTFKNANR, encoded by the coding sequence ATGACTGTGAACTATTCAGACCTCGCGCAATCCGTTTCCGCTCTGACGGAGGGTGAAACTGATGTTGTCACTTTGATGGCGACTGTGGCCTGCGAAGTTCACCATTCAGACGATCGTTTTGACTGGACAGGGTTCTATCGTGTTGTAGGTCCTGAACTTTTGAAAGTTGGTCCATACCAAGGCGGTCATGGCTGCCTTGTGATCCCCTTTTCTCGCGGCGTCTGCGGGGCGGCGGCCTCAACACGAGAAATCCAATTGGTGGATGATGTTGATTCTTTCAGCGATCACATTGCCTGCTCGACATCAACAAAGTCAGAGCTGGTTTTGCCTGTCGAGAACGAGGCCGGTGAACTGCTTGGGGTATTCGATATCGACAGCGATCAACCCGGCGCTTTCACCGAAAATGATGCAAATCAGTTGAGTCTGATTCTCAAAAATACCTTCAAAAACGCCAATCGCTGA
- a CDS encoding helix-turn-helix domain-containing protein, which yields MLQSPNSFAKSLGADLRALRKARGLTLIDMAERLGRSVGWLSQVERDKSDPSITDLQAIAKCLDVPMSMLFGQNDMPAEEHGYVVRAESRRPIGSKDEGLVEELLSPDLTDDFEMVHSTFQPHSRLKERISRPTQEVGYLISGQLEITVGKRTFLIKAGDSFRIRGEAYLWANPFDEPAAAIWVIAPPVY from the coding sequence ATGTTGCAAAGCCCGAACTCATTCGCGAAATCCCTTGGCGCTGATTTGAGAGCGCTGCGAAAGGCGCGCGGGCTCACCTTGATTGATATGGCTGAGCGACTTGGCCGATCTGTTGGCTGGCTGAGCCAAGTAGAGCGTGACAAATCCGACCCGTCCATCACGGACCTGCAAGCCATCGCGAAATGCCTCGATGTTCCGATGTCGATGTTGTTTGGCCAAAATGACATGCCCGCGGAAGAACATGGGTATGTGGTGCGCGCTGAATCCCGACGCCCAATAGGGTCAAAGGATGAGGGGCTTGTTGAAGAGCTGCTATCGCCAGATCTGACCGATGATTTTGAGATGGTGCACTCCACGTTTCAACCGCATTCGCGGCTGAAAGAACGTATTTCTCGTCCCACGCAAGAGGTGGGTTACCTGATTTCCGGTCAACTCGAAATCACCGTTGGGAAACGTACTTTCTTGATCAAGGCAGGCGACAGTTTCCGCATTCGGGGCGAAGCCTATCTTTGGGCGAACCCATTTGATGAACCCGCCGCCGCGATCTGGGTGATCGCGCCACCTGTCTACTAA
- a CDS encoding GcvT family protein: MADFPKTARVVIIGGGVVGVSTLYHLAKAGWTDCVLIEKNELTAGSTWHAAGNTPNFAGSWAVMNMQRYSLEMYRTLAEDVDYPINYHVTGAIRLGHTKERMQEFERVASMGRYQGLQMDMLEPHQIQDYYPFMETHDLEGALWDPLDGDIDPAQLTQAMAKGARDLGANIQRFCPATGVSQDGNGWIVHTEKGDISCDIVMNAAGYYAARVGEWFKPYGGRDVPLTVMSHQYFLTEEIPEIKEWTIANGGGHLPMIRDVDTSYYLRQDNYGLNLGPYERNCKAHWITEDDPMPHDFSFQLYPDDLDRLEWYIEDAMARVPLLGTQGVGRVINGPIPYAPDGLPVMGPMPGVKNAFEAHSFTFGIAQGGGAGKTMAEWIMHGETEWDMWAVDGRRYTDHADTDFSIKKALETYGHEYAMHFPHHEWPAARDKKLSPNHERLVADGGQMGAYNGWERANWFAKDGDDTSEEGTETWAREGSWTARVKEEVEAVRDGTGVIDMCGFSRYTLKGEGAAEWLRRTVAGALPKVGRMNLVYFSDTRGRILTEMSCIRHGDDDFTLMTAAVAQWHDLDLLRNNLPSGLELTDVSKEFTTMLVTGPTSRDVLSGLTDADLTTGWLSLNSGKVAGHDALLARVSFVGELGWEVHVATKNAAEVYTAIRDAGATPFGMFALDSMRIEKGYRTWKGDLSTDYTMFEGGLGRFVRLNKEQDFPGKSALAAEAETGSKKGFVTLVVDAPFADAPYMSTVWKDGEVVGETTSGNFGYRVNKSIALGVVRSELTEAGTELEVEIYGERCKAVVQPDQPLWDPENERLRA, translated from the coding sequence ATGGCTGATTTCCCAAAAACGGCACGTGTGGTCATCATCGGCGGCGGCGTCGTCGGTGTTTCCACACTTTATCACCTGGCAAAGGCTGGCTGGACTGACTGTGTGCTGATCGAAAAGAACGAGCTGACAGCTGGTTCTACATGGCACGCCGCGGGCAACACCCCGAACTTTGCGGGGTCTTGGGCGGTTATGAACATGCAGCGTTACTCGCTGGAAATGTACCGCACGCTGGCAGAGGATGTTGATTACCCTATCAACTACCACGTGACTGGCGCGATCCGTCTGGGCCACACCAAAGAGCGTATGCAGGAATTCGAGCGCGTTGCGTCCATGGGCCGTTACCAAGGTCTGCAGATGGACATGCTGGAGCCGCATCAGATCCAAGATTACTACCCGTTCATGGAAACCCATGATCTGGAAGGTGCTCTTTGGGATCCATTGGACGGTGACATCGACCCAGCTCAGCTGACGCAAGCGATGGCCAAGGGTGCACGTGATCTGGGTGCCAACATCCAGCGTTTCTGCCCGGCAACTGGCGTAAGCCAAGACGGTAACGGTTGGATTGTTCACACTGAAAAAGGTGACATCAGCTGTGATATCGTAATGAACGCAGCGGGTTACTACGCGGCACGCGTTGGCGAATGGTTCAAACCATACGGCGGTCGCGATGTGCCTTTGACAGTGATGTCTCACCAGTACTTTCTGACCGAAGAGATCCCAGAGATCAAAGAGTGGACCATCGCGAACGGTGGCGGCCACCTGCCAATGATCCGCGATGTGGACACCTCTTACTACCTGCGTCAGGACAACTACGGTCTGAACCTCGGCCCATACGAGCGTAACTGTAAAGCGCACTGGATCACCGAAGACGATCCAATGCCGCACGACTTCTCATTCCAGCTGTACCCAGACGATCTGGACCGACTGGAGTGGTATATCGAAGACGCGATGGCGCGTGTGCCTCTGCTGGGCACCCAGGGTGTTGGTCGCGTGATCAACGGCCCAATCCCTTACGCACCTGATGGTCTGCCTGTGATGGGTCCAATGCCAGGCGTTAAGAATGCCTTTGAAGCACACAGCTTCACCTTCGGTATCGCGCAAGGCGGTGGCGCAGGTAAAACCATGGCAGAGTGGATCATGCACGGCGAGACTGAGTGGGACATGTGGGCGGTTGATGGCCGTCGCTACACAGACCACGCTGACACTGACTTCAGCATTAAGAAAGCGCTGGAAACCTATGGCCACGAATATGCGATGCACTTCCCGCATCACGAATGGCCTGCGGCACGTGACAAGAAACTGTCTCCAAACCACGAGCGTCTGGTGGCTGATGGCGGCCAAATGGGTGCCTACAACGGTTGGGAACGTGCAAACTGGTTCGCAAAAGACGGCGACGATACTTCTGAAGAAGGTACAGAAACTTGGGCACGTGAAGGCTCTTGGACTGCACGTGTGAAAGAAGAAGTTGAAGCAGTGCGTGATGGCACAGGCGTCATCGATATGTGTGGCTTCTCTCGCTACACATTGAAGGGCGAAGGTGCTGCGGAATGGCTGCGTCGCACAGTTGCAGGCGCGCTGCCAAAAGTTGGCCGCATGAACCTGGTTTACTTCTCTGACACCCGTGGTCGTATCCTGACAGAGATGTCCTGTATCCGTCACGGCGATGATGACTTCACCCTGATGACAGCCGCTGTAGCGCAATGGCACGACCTTGATCTGCTGCGCAACAACCTGCCATCCGGTCTGGAGCTGACTGACGTGTCTAAAGAGTTCACCACAATGTTGGTCACTGGCCCAACATCGCGTGATGTTCTGTCCGGCCTGACCGACGCAGACCTGACCACCGGCTGGCTGAGCCTGAACTCCGGCAAAGTAGCCGGTCACGACGCTCTGCTGGCACGCGTCAGCTTTGTCGGTGAACTGGGCTGGGAAGTTCACGTTGCAACCAAGAATGCGGCAGAAGTCTACACCGCAATCCGCGATGCAGGCGCAACACCATTCGGTATGTTTGCCCTCGATTCCATGCGGATCGAAAAAGGCTACCGTACTTGGAAAGGCGATCTGTCCACCGACTACACCATGTTCGAAGGTGGTCTGGGCCGCTTTGTGCGCCTGAACAAAGAGCAGGACTTCCCCGGCAAGTCAGCACTCGCTGCTGAGGCAGAAACAGGCTCTAAGAAGGGCTTTGTTACTTTGGTTGTGGATGCACCATTTGCGGATGCACCTTACATGTCCACCGTTTGGAAAGATGGTGAAGTTGTGGGTGAAACAACATCCGGTAACTTCGGTTACCGTGTGAACAAGTCCATTGCTTTGGGTGTTGTGCGCTCTGAATTGACTGAAGCGGGTACCGAACTTGAGGTCGAAATCTATGGCGAACGCTGCAAGGCGGTTGTCCAACCAGATCAACCTCTGTGGGATCCAGAAAACGAACGTCTACGCGCATGA
- a CDS encoding GlxA family transcriptional regulator — MNGQEHITVVDIVVADGFVLTELAGVVDTLRLANRVSALPVFEWKYRSANGGPVTSSSEAMVQSEPFEDRPDAEYLFVIGNADPDCPALALKKVVDRYTNRQATVFLLAEAASRYIKDGGEKMAAHTTHWENTELLKERGSLIDTGHAIAAQDGGIVTCAGMGTTYDVTLAMIGQHVSPATKMAVANILLHDKIRDFSTMQPFSGAKGTVTGDRELDQCIEIMQANIEDPLPIGELVKVLNLSNRSLERKFRLHLNTTPNRFYRELRLTKANNLLLNTTMSVRDVGLACGFSNGFSGLYKSFYGITPAVLRKQRRGSHNL; from the coding sequence ATGAATGGGCAAGAGCATATCACGGTCGTGGACATCGTCGTCGCAGACGGCTTTGTCCTCACTGAACTCGCGGGCGTCGTGGACACACTACGCCTTGCGAACCGCGTGAGTGCTCTGCCTGTTTTTGAATGGAAATACCGGTCCGCCAATGGCGGTCCGGTGACCTCCAGCAGTGAGGCGATGGTTCAATCAGAACCCTTTGAAGATCGCCCTGATGCGGAGTATTTGTTTGTGATCGGTAATGCTGATCCTGATTGCCCGGCTCTGGCGCTGAAAAAGGTCGTCGACCGTTACACCAACCGCCAGGCTACTGTTTTCCTGCTTGCGGAAGCTGCCAGTCGCTACATCAAAGATGGTGGCGAGAAAATGGCTGCCCACACCACGCATTGGGAAAACACCGAACTTCTGAAAGAACGCGGAAGCCTGATCGATACCGGGCATGCGATTGCCGCACAGGATGGCGGCATCGTCACCTGCGCTGGCATGGGCACTACGTACGACGTGACGCTCGCAATGATCGGCCAGCATGTGTCCCCAGCTACGAAAATGGCCGTGGCCAATATTCTGCTGCACGACAAAATCCGTGATTTTTCAACCATGCAGCCGTTCTCTGGTGCCAAAGGCACGGTGACGGGTGACCGCGAACTCGATCAATGCATTGAAATTATGCAGGCCAATATCGAAGACCCGCTTCCGATTGGCGAACTGGTGAAAGTGCTGAACCTTTCCAACCGTTCGCTTGAACGGAAATTCCGCCTACACCTGAACACGACGCCGAACCGCTTCTATCGCGAACTCCGTTTGACCAAAGCCAACAACCTGCTTTTGAACACCACAATGTCGGTGCGTGACGTCGGTTTGGCCTGCGGATTCAGCAACGGATTTTCTGGCCTTTATAAGAGCTTTTACGGCATCACACCGGCGGTTCTCCGCAAACAAAGGCGGGGCTCGCACAATCTGTGA
- a CDS encoding GcvT family protein, whose product MSDIPAKARVVIVGGGVIGCSVAYHLAKKGWNDIVLLERKQLTSGTTWHAAGLIAQLRATKNMTKLAKYSQELYGTLEEETGVATGFKRNGSITVALTEERKEEIYRQAAMARAFGVEVEEISNERVKELYPHINLEGIKGAVYLPLDGQGDPANIALALAKGAKQNGALVKERTKVTGFIKDGRKVTGVEWESDDGSASGTIECDMVVNCGGMWGREVGKMAGVNVPLQACEHFYIVTENIEGMTQLPVLRVPDEYAYYKEDAGKMLLGAFEPEAKPWAVDGIPSDFEFDQLPEDFDHFEPILEMAVERLPLLGEAGIHTFFNGPESFTPDDAYHLGLAPEIDNFWVAAGFNSIGIQSAGGAGMALAEWMDAGERPFDLGDVDIARMQPFQGNTKYLEERSRETLGLLFKDHFPFKQKDTARGVRRSPLHHELLQNGAVMGEFAGWERANWIADAGQKAEYEYSWKRQNFFDNVAREHKAIRENVGMYDMSSFGKIRVEGPDATAFMNYVGGGQYDVPVGKIVYTQFLNRTGGIEADVTVTRISETAYLVVTPAATRLADQTWMMRNKRDFNVVITDVTAGEAVLAVMGPNSRKLLEKVSPNDFTNATNPFGTAQEIELGMGLARVHRVTYVGELGWEVYVSSDMAGHAFETLWEAGQDLDLKLCGMHMMDTCRIEKGYRHFGHDITCEDHVVDAGLGFAVKTDKPDFIGREAVLERKETGPQNRLLQFKLTDPEPLLYHNEPVLRDGEVVGYLCSGAYGHHLGGAIGLGYVPSAGEKAADVLASTYEIDVMGTRVKAEASLKPMYDPKSERVKV is encoded by the coding sequence ATGAGCGATATACCAGCAAAAGCACGTGTTGTCATTGTCGGCGGCGGCGTAATTGGCTGTTCAGTAGCCTATCACTTGGCGAAAAAAGGGTGGAACGACATCGTTCTGCTAGAACGAAAACAGCTGACCTCCGGCACAACTTGGCACGCGGCTGGTCTGATTGCGCAGCTTCGCGCGACCAAAAATATGACGAAGCTCGCGAAATACTCGCAAGAGCTTTATGGCACGCTGGAAGAGGAAACCGGTGTTGCCACCGGTTTTAAGCGCAACGGATCGATCACTGTTGCTCTGACAGAAGAACGCAAAGAAGAGATCTACCGCCAGGCCGCCATGGCGCGCGCCTTTGGTGTTGAGGTCGAAGAAATCTCCAACGAGCGCGTGAAAGAGCTTTACCCTCACATCAACCTCGAAGGCATCAAAGGCGCGGTTTACCTGCCTTTGGACGGTCAAGGGGACCCAGCCAACATCGCGCTAGCATTGGCAAAGGGCGCCAAGCAAAACGGCGCGCTGGTGAAAGAGCGCACCAAAGTGACCGGCTTCATCAAAGATGGCCGCAAGGTCACTGGCGTTGAGTGGGAATCTGATGATGGGTCCGCGTCCGGTACCATCGAATGCGACATGGTCGTGAACTGTGGCGGTATGTGGGGCCGCGAAGTCGGCAAGATGGCTGGCGTGAACGTGCCCCTGCAGGCCTGTGAGCACTTCTACATCGTGACCGAAAACATCGAAGGTATGACACAGCTGCCAGTGCTGCGTGTACCGGATGAATACGCCTACTACAAAGAAGACGCAGGCAAGATGCTGCTGGGTGCCTTTGAACCAGAAGCCAAGCCTTGGGCCGTGGATGGCATCCCATCTGATTTTGAATTCGACCAGCTGCCAGAAGACTTCGATCACTTTGAGCCGATCCTTGAAATGGCTGTTGAGCGTCTACCTCTGCTGGGCGAAGCAGGTATCCATACCTTCTTCAATGGTCCAGAATCCTTCACACCGGATGATGCTTACCACCTCGGTCTCGCGCCAGAGATAGACAACTTCTGGGTTGCGGCGGGCTTTAACTCCATCGGTATCCAATCCGCAGGCGGTGCAGGCATGGCGCTGGCAGAGTGGATGGACGCAGGCGAGCGCCCGTTTGACCTCGGCGATGTAGACATCGCGCGGATGCAGCCGTTCCAGGGCAACACGAAGTATCTGGAAGAGCGCTCTCGCGAAACTCTGGGCCTCCTGTTTAAAGACCACTTCCCGTTCAAGCAGAAAGACACAGCGCGCGGTGTACGTCGTTCTCCTCTGCATCACGAATTGCTGCAAAACGGTGCGGTCATGGGTGAATTCGCGGGCTGGGAACGCGCCAACTGGATTGCAGATGCGGGCCAGAAAGCGGAATACGAATACAGCTGGAAGCGTCAGAACTTCTTTGACAACGTGGCGCGCGAGCACAAAGCAATCCGCGAAAACGTTGGCATGTATGACATGTCTTCCTTCGGTAAAATCCGTGTGGAAGGCCCTGATGCGACAGCCTTCATGAACTATGTGGGCGGCGGTCAGTACGACGTGCCGGTGGGCAAGATTGTCTACACCCAGTTCCTGAACCGCACAGGTGGTATCGAGGCTGACGTCACTGTGACCCGCATCTCTGAAACCGCTTATCTGGTGGTGACACCGGCGGCGACACGACTGGCGGACCAAACTTGGATGATGCGCAACAAGCGTGACTTCAACGTGGTGATCACCGACGTGACAGCTGGCGAAGCGGTTCTGGCGGTGATGGGTCCAAATTCTCGCAAATTGCTGGAGAAAGTGTCTCCGAACGATTTCACAAACGCCACAAACCCATTTGGTACAGCGCAAGAGATCGAACTGGGCATGGGTCTGGCACGTGTACACCGTGTGACCTATGTGGGTGAGCTGGGCTGGGAGGTCTATGTCTCCTCTGACATGGCTGGCCACGCCTTTGAAACCCTGTGGGAAGCCGGTCAGGATCTGGATCTGAAACTTTGCGGTATGCATATGATGGATACCTGCCGGATCGAAAAAGGCTATCGCCACTTCGGCCACGACATCACCTGTGAAGACCACGTGGTCGACGCTGGTCTGGGTTTTGCCGTGAAAACAGACAAGCCTGACTTCATCGGCCGCGAGGCAGTTCTGGAGCGTAAGGAAACTGGTCCTCAGAACCGTCTGCTACAGTTCAAACTGACCGATCCAGAGCCACTGCTCTACCACAACGAGCCGGTTCTGCGTGACGGCGAAGTGGTTGGTTACCTTTGCTCTGGCGCTTACGGCCACCACCTCGGTGGCGCGATCGGTCTGGGCTACGTGCCTTCTGCGGGCGAGAAAGCAGCCGACGTTCTGGCATCGACCTACGAGATCGACGTGATGGGCACACGCGTGAAGGCAGAAGCCTCACTGAAGCCAATGTACGATCCAAAATCCGAACGCGTGAAAGTGTAA